Within Anopheles ziemanni chromosome 2, idAnoZiCoDA_A2_x.2, whole genome shotgun sequence, the genomic segment GTCCACTTTTTTATTAGTGGTACGTCATGTTTCGTTTCACAGATGAAgaccaatttatttttgtttatattctGTATTGCTCTCGTCGTCATTTTGCTTGCAACTGCATATTTGGACTTATAATTAGTAGCAATCAAAAACATTGCTGAACTCGTAGGTGTTAAAAAGTGATCTTCTCCAAATCACAGTCAACAGCCTTCGATAGCTCAGTTGGTAGAGCGGTGGACTGTAGaatgagcgaaagaaaaatgtgcaaCGTGTGGCGATCCCACGGAACCGTTGTGCTGCACTCTCGTGCTTGTAGAAATCCATAGGTCACTGGTTCaaatccggttcgaaggagatcatattttctttaactatttttatttgtgttggTGTATATAACAACCTGTGTATGCCATacttaataataattttatcgtTTTGTACGCGTCTCCTTCCTGTTCGCATGGATGTAAGAAGGTGCAACGCGAGGAAATTTAAAACGCACGCATAAGACGGGGGCAAGAACTAAGGAAGCAGCCGGAAGGTGAAGGACGGAACGAGGGAGCGAAAGAGGAAACAGACAGTCCCGAAGAAGGGAGCTGCATAAGAAACCAAAACGGGGAGGAAagacacaaaataaaaaaaacgctacACAAGGTGCAACATACACATTTCGATAAGCATCGTGGGAAAgcgaagtgaaacaaaactcTTTCGGGTCCCTCCAAGGGCCTTCTGCTCCAAGCTCAGTCCcctcctttccccccccccccccccccccccccccccccccccccccattagTCTACCGTCTTCGAGCTCGATCGATTCAATATTGCCTCACTCTCGGCCTCTGGTTTcgatgatttaaaaaagaaaaacacaaacaagacGCGAAGCAAGAAAGGGAAGCTAAGAATGGGCCCTCGAAATGCCTCGCAGCCAAAGTAAACGGCACTCTCCCCCCGCTCCCCCCGGATCCTCCTCACCTGTTGGTTGGTGGGGTGTTGCTGCTTCTTGTCGGTGGCAAAGGAAAATTCAAACCTGGCTCCAAGATCGGAAGTGAACCCCAGGGTTCGTTGTGTATTTCATGAGCGAACCTTATCCCACGGTTCGCGGTAGGAGGAAGAGGCTGCCCGCTAAGTGCACTCTCCCCCCCACCAGCTCATAATATCGCCCATCGTTCATATTCGCGGTCGATAAGGGAGAGGAATCAAAGCAAGCGGGTGTATGAAGGATGTGTGTTGGGATGGAACACGCGCACCCCGAATGCATTCGGAGTCGAGTTCATCAAACTGGCCGGCGAGTGAGCAGGACCACGACGGCCTGCGAGGAAGAACGTGATAACAAATCGTAAACCGGATGAAGCCGGGCGAGttgttgagttttgttttgactcTCGCGTTCGGTCGAAGGCTCGGTTTCGAAACGCTTACGTCACGTTTTGTGGCGAAGCGTGGGAACGTAATCTGCGGCAGCAGAACCACCATCCGGCGGGGAGGGTTTCCTTGGTTACGGCCGGCTGGTAAACAAATCGGAAAAATGAACGGCCCTTCGCCCTTCGCCGGAGCGCAACCGGAGGGGAAAAGGGCCGCACGCGGCATCTAGATCGATGGTGCGTCGGCTCGCCCTTCGGCCTGATGTTGATGTTCATCCGCGGGGCCCGAACGTTGTAGGGGAAAAAATGGGACCTGCGTTCATCCGTCCGTTCACCGGCTTCGAGCGAGCCTGCTTTGCCGGCAGTCGAGTGGGAATTCCATCATCATTCGCAGCAGTCGCCTGCTAGGAACCGGGAGCATTTTGACAGCGCGCTCGGAACGGAACGGTGTCGTGACCAGCGGTCTCGTTCGTTGATGTCAAGGATTATTGTGGAATCGAAGCGGTAGTGTGCATAGATTACACAGCCAAAGCGTATTAAAATCGATAAAACGGATTGCTTGCTGTCGGAAATAAATCCATCCGCGGGAGGATTATTCAGCGTtgctgaagaaaagaaatcccCACCATTGCCGATTTTTCTAAGATACCGCGAAGTGGTGAATTTAAACACAAttaaaacgaaggaaaaaagaaagcaaaccgaaAGTGAGTGTGAAATAGCCGCTAGAAGCCATCCCACCCACTTCCGAAATGGAAGTTGAAATCGAATTTGTCTCATTAGGCTGATTGGATTCTAGCGAGCGCAGGAAGGAAAACCGTGAACCGTGTTGCTAATCGAGGCGCAAAAGTCCTTTTGGCCGCCGCGGTCGATGGTGTTCGAAGTGTGTGAAATGGCTGTGCCGCTCCCGGTGGGATAATCTGTACCTTAATGCCTAAAAAGTCCAGTTCGGTGAAGTGAATTCTTGGTGCAAAAGTGAAGAATTGAAACGGTCGAAGCACTGGATCCGTTCGAAAGTTATGTTACTGGAGGGAATTGAAATAGCCCACTGAAACGAAACAACCTCTAAAGTGTGTCGAACAAGTTGTTAGTGACGTGAAGAGAAAATTACCGTGTGTTCCAGAGCGGTTTACAATAGACGATGACCATGTCGCATCTActgaagcaaacgaaaaagtgCTGCGTGAAGGTAAGTGTTGTAAATACCTTTTCATAACTActtgttattttcaaaatgcgTTCAAGTTTCGCTTCGTGGAGGTGTTAGAGTTGAgagaatttttcttttagacGAGAAAGCATCTTCTCCAGAAACTTTAAAGTCCCGTCCAGGAACCTAATCCATTTTAATCCACCGTCTTTGAGCCAACCCGAAAATCGAAAGTGTGACGACATTATATTTATCGAATTCCATCCCAGCTGCTCTCAGAACGGATCCCTGTCGAATCCAGTCTCAGATAGTCGttggcatttttattttattagacTGACCTACAATCTGTCCCTGCCAAAACCCGATGCTTTACTGACACACTCGGTTACAGCTGTGCGCCCCGACAAACCATTACTTCCCAGGGATCCTGTGagagaagaaaagtaaaacagattctaaaaaaaaagccatGGAAGCTGGAAATGAAAATCTCGAAGAATCCTCCATCAAATTTTGTAAGacatctgctgctgctgggacgGAAGGAGTACCCGAAAATCATCTCATCTTCAGCCTGGCTCCGGGGCGAGTGGGAACCTTTTGGGAGTCCTTTAagtctgtgtgtttttttttttactttttgttgttggtgtgttGCTTGGGTCGTTTTCCGTTTCCACTTCCTTTCTACGGCGCGTCGTGCGTCCTTTCTAGCGCACGCCACGGTGATGGATAgtgtagaaaaaaagaaggaaaaacaaagaaaaaaaaacgagcgaGGGGCCAGCACGTCCTCGGCACGATTTTTTCCAACTTTCCCACGCCAACGATCAACGGGGCCACGGTCGTCGAGCCACCACCTGCTGCCTCCTGCCCGCTCTCGTGCTGAAAGGTTGGCTTAGAGCCCTACTATTTAAGGATACGTGTCGCGTTTGCTGGTTGGAAGAAGCGGGACAGCGATGCGTAACGTGTCTCTCGTTTACCCTCGATCTGGGAGAACTAAACCGAACGAGGCAATTTTTCAATTCGATAGGGGTCCTCGGTTGATCCACGGTGGTAATCAGTGTGTCACCCTCTGGGAGGGTTGGAAGTCCACGAGGAAAGCCACGGGGAACGAGAGACACACTTTTCACACACTGCTGGCCGGTGGAAACTAATCTCGCACCGCGAATTTCCCCGAGAACGCGCTCGTACCCCGAAGAACTGTCCCTTTTTCCCAGAGTCTCGAGCCGTCCGGCAGTTGctaaattgaatttcactCCGTTcaatgtttggtttttcttctttcccacCCCAGCATCGCCCCCGTTCTGGGGGTTGGTTGTGTGTGACCTTTTTGTTACTAGTTTTCCCAAACACCCAGTCCAATTGCACCCGCCGGGATATGCAGAGTTTCCTCCTTCTTTGTTGGGGTTTTGTGGCATTTTTGTGTCATAGGACAGATTGAAGAGAATTTATGTCCGGCTCGCTACAGTTTATTAGAAGCCCCCGGTCATCGGAGACCCATGCAACAAAGTCATACGAGAGAAAACCGGCGTGTGTCTGCATGATGACGAACGTCAGAATGTTCACATGCTGGGCACAATTTACAATTAAACTCCATAATGTGTCCTTTCTCGGACAGAAGCGGAGTTTAGTGTCGCCAACGGTAGTCGTCACCGTTACTCACGCCAATAAACGCACTtaccagcccaccggagcaTGCAAATCACTCTAACACCAACGCAGCTGCAACGATGCCACCACCGGAAGTGTGGACATTTATTGTATTAACCGTGCACTCGGGAAAAACGGCGTCCATGCGCAACAGTTTGTGGCGCCGGAAGAGGTCCTTCGTTCGGCTGCGACGCCGTGGGAATAGAAGAGGAGATGGACACGATGGCGATGTGCCCGGGACACATTGGTGTCTCTGGAAAATGTTACGCGTGGGAAATACAATTTCGACCGACCGGAAGCTTCGCCATCGTTTTGCTGCAAACTGCTGCACTTTCAATGCCATCGAGCTGGTTTGCGTTCGGTTCCCTTTCCAGAATCAAATATTTACCGGCATCGGGACCCTTCACCAGGGCTCCTTTAACCCTCCCTCTGTGCCAACTCCTCAAGGTCTTTAAGGATGTTCTCATTTCAAATCGCAGTTTTCCTCGGCAATGGACTTTCCACCTCGACGTTGATTGAAATTTCCTTGACAAGTGTCGGTCGGTTGGTTACAtacactctctctctcaatCGATAGAACCCTTCTCGAAAGGGATAAATAAATGAGTGTCTAGCAAGTGGTTCGCAACACATTTCTACCGAAAGCGAGGAGATATTCCTTTCGTTCGAATTGTGATGCGGAAAATGTGTCGAACcatttttgtccttttttgttCGTGTAACTGATAACACAGTAGCTGCCGGAACAACTTTCTTTACGAAGTAGATAAAACTTTGGCGAcacgcaaataaaaaaaggaaaatggaaaggaagCTCAGTGTCTGAGAAAAGAAATCCGTGTCGTCGTCTCTTTTCCAAACTCTCGTCAACTTTTAATTGCGGAAATTTGGTGCGCGGCGTGTGGATTATGGTTGTGCGTTGTTAAGCTAATATTTGATCGCTCAAAATCAACCCACTTTGCTAGTCTGGTTCTCCGGGCCTTCCGCTTCCATTCCGTCGTCGTGTTTGTGGGTGTGAAAAATCTCGTCAAGTGATCagcaagaaaagaagaaaaggaaaaaccagcgGTTTCCCAAACTCTCCCGCCTCGTCACGAAATGGTGCCTGGTGCTTATCCTTGTTTCCCTTGTTTCCCCTGCTAGAAACTCGCAGACGAGATGATGGGATGcggtgaagaaggaaaaatattatCTTTCCCACGCCATCGAGAAAGTGGGTTCGTGATCCACGGATAGGGAGTCGCGGGGAAGCAATCTCGGACGGTCGAAGAGTCCTGTGGCCGTCCTGATGAATCATAATTTGAAATAGAGTTGGTTTACGGTGGGTTGTGTGTTTATTCATGCTTCTCTTCTTGTTTCTTGAGCGAGTCAAAATTCATCGCTTGCTTCGACtgttaaaaatacacacaccggAATGAGTTAGCAAACGATTCGAAGTTTAACTCCTCTGTGGAGAATACTCGAAATTACTCTCGATCCGAGCGCTAGCCTTTTTATGTCTTAACTTGCGCCAACTTCCTGACTGCAAACGTTAAAGCTTACAGGCAAGGAATTCTCACGATCCTTGTGTCTCGGTTTCGTCACGAAACCCATCTCGTAAGGAGGCATcatatttttctttgtccatCGCACCATCATCGTTCGCCCAAATTGTTGCGCCTTTAAATACGGCGTGTGCAACCTTGAGCCGCTCGGCACTCTTTCCGCTGCCCGACTGCATTAGCTTCAACATCAACGCATCGGGAATGCCGTTCCCATTCACCGTCTTCGAAGAAGAACTTCCCGAGACCAACGTGAGACCCGTTCCCATGGGACGGAAAACCGGATTCGCTCCCTGGAAACGATCCTCTTCCTTTCGGTGCACGAGCTGAGATTGCATTCGGTTGGTGCTGCTCCCCTGGACTTCCCCTCAACCCATTCGGTTGCTAATGGATGTGTGGTGGTCACTTCTGCGGTTGCTTCGATTCTTTCCCTCTTAACGCATCCCGCGGGAGGATGAGAAACTGCTTGCTATGATCGCCGTGGagtcgttttctttcttcttccattTCCCATCAACGCAAAGTTAAGATACCCCCTTTTATACCCCTCCAGACTCAATTCGAACTTTTTACAGCtctttgaaaatttttaactttttcccgTGGTCCGATGGTCCGAGTGAGAGGATGGTACTTTTTCTTTCCAGTGGCGCCAACAATTGCATCGCACGTTTTAGGTTTTTGGTTTCCCAAAGAAACCGGACACAGGTGCCTTGCCTTATCGGTGATGTGGTCCTTCGTTTGAtgtagtgtttttttcttaaatatttcatcacatttttttctttcttcgtttCACAAAGGTGGGCTAATTCACTGCCATTTCTGATGTGATGACATATTGTAAAACGGTGTCAATTCAGTTGGACATCCATAAAATACACGAACTTGTCGTTTCAAAACGAGAGCAAACCCCAGCAAGTTGTTGAattaaaacaacgaaacaacaGCACCTGGTCACCCAAATCCTTCCCCCGGTGTTTAAAATGTGTCCCAAATTGTGCTTTAAATTCGCGACACGTTTCTTCTTTTGTGCGGAAAGGAAACGGCCAACAACCCGAaggcagaaggaaaaaatatctTTCATCGGCGCCACCAGGGTAAAGATTACCCAATCGCAGTTGTGTTGCAAGTTTTGCGCATTTAGCACACTGGATTCCTTAATGTCCGGGTCCTTGTGGTCCCGGCAGTTGGACAAAGAGGGCGAGAAAGCCAGGACATGGCAGGGAtgtggctgttttttttttgtcttccccCGGGACAGATTGTTGTCGTTGCGGCCAAACGTGGAAAGAACCGAGGGGTGCCCTGTGGGAACGAAAACTTGCACGAGTGTTGTTGTGATGCTTAATTTGagcttttttttcacccctccACGCCCGCCCGCTTTCCCTGTTTTATTAATATTACCTCAATCTTTGCGTGTTGTTGGTTCCTGTCGCAAGGATCCTGTCTCCCTCCGTGTTGCCTGTTGATggttagaaaaagaaaaaacgcggaacaaaaaaacagcatCACATCGTGTCTGGTTTCAACTTCCTCTTCGTGTTGTCCCACGGTCGAAGCGGGGGAAACATCGATGGACGGTCGTCACACATCATAAAGTTGAAAGGAAGCAAAGTGGAACTTTTTTCatcgaagaaaacgaaaatgatGGTGCAAAAGTGtgcaagaaaagggaaaaaaaatcaaagcaaaatGATTGCAAACATAATGTAACGAAACGCGAGAAGTGGCCAACCGAGAAGAAAGCACAATGTTTCGACGAGAAGGTTGTACGGTCTCTCCGAACGGCGTTGAATCCGGGCTGGCAATCGAGATCCTTGAGAAAAACGGACTTGAAAAGGATGACTCGTGTTAAGGACGACAGATGGGACAGAGTGCAACAGGTTGCGGCCCTTACATCTTACGGGTAAAGATTcgggaaaaaggcaaaacagaGTCCACTCCGAGATGCGATTTTCACATGCTTCGTTTAGTTCAGCCCGGCTTTccgttttctccttttccggTGCTTGGacctttttaaatattgatagCTGATTTGGATCAATCGAACGTCAGAGTCTTTTGATTTCTCTTCAGCAGAGATTTTTGGGAAAGTGAACCCGAAAGTGAATATACCGAGAtgggatgttttgtttttattcgcgtCCAGCACGGAAAGTAACAGAAGGCAGATGGCACTTGTTGCAAAAATTAACAGCTAAATTTTCGGTGGGAACAGAGAAAAACACCTTTCTTTATCTCCTCTTGTCACGCGAGATTTCAATGGAGGCGAACAGAAGAAAGCAGAATTATGTTTTGAAGAAAAGGGTAGTTGAAGTTTTTTCGTTGTCAACTTCACACCGAATTTACgagtgattttgtttttctgtttatcAACACGTCTCAGCTGCATTTAGTACTTGCATATTTAGCTCTTGTTTTCACTCAAAAGTTAACCACCAATTTGTCTCTTATTTTCCCGCAGATAATCCGGAAGCTGTCGTTCAACCCGAGTGCCACAACGAACGGCAGTGGCGGTGGATTCGACAAGTCGCCCACGAACAACGGCCACGGGTTGAACAATCGCATCACGGCAAAGTACGTGCTGCACAAGAACTGCACCCCGACACGCTGCAAAGTGCAGCCCCGCGAGGCCAGCACCGTGTTCGACGAACCACCCTCGGACGGTTGGTTCGAGACGGAGGCGGCCAACGGAGCCGGATTCTATCCGCTGGCGGAGGAGGAACATCAAGAGTCGACGGTATCGTTCCGGCGGTCCTCGTCGCCATCGCCTAGGGCGACCCCGGCCATACCGGAGACGCAGAACAACTACAAGCTGAGCCGAAACACCAAGAACCTGCCGAAGAAGCGCATGAACATCACGAGCAATAAGAACGTGAACCTGCGCAAGTGCTTCCGGTTGCGCTCGAAGACGTTCGATGGTccggtgggtggtggtggtgtcgtGGAGGAACCGACGATGGAGTCGGGCGATGGCGTCCCGTCGGTGGTGGACGGTGCGTCGGTGGAGAGCAAACCTCGGGTGCCCGATTCGTCCACGCTGGCAAGCAACAACAGTAGCAGCCGCTTGATCGGAGCCAAGTTGGACAAGATCAGCAAGAGTTTGATGCGTGGATCGACCGGTGAAGGCGAGACGGGGACGATGGCGACGGTGGGGACGATGGGTACGATGGCCGAGCACCACCACGGGGCGGCATCGTTGACGAACAAAATATCGAAACCCCTCTTTCTGACCGCTAAGAAGTGTGCCCGGCGGAGCCACTATAACCACATCGAGATGGACGCCGCAGATGATGACGACGAGTTCGACGAGGTGGACGACCTGGAGGACGGCCCTCATCGGCAACTACGCGGCGAAGAGATGATCCTCACGTCCACCATGGAGTCGGCACAGAGCAGGGAACGGTTGGAGCAGGAAACCACTCTAACGGTGGAGGAACCTTCGGCGGCACCCTCGGTACTGGAGCGGCTTACGGTGGCCGAAACGGCCGCAGCCATCCTCTTCGAGAAGGTGAAGTACGACCGTACCAAGCGCTACCTGATCGACCAGCTGACGGAAGGCGGTGAGGCGTATGTGGACGGCTCCAGGCAAGGTTCTcctacagcagcagcattccaGCTCTCCTCATCCTGTTCGTCGTCACCGTTTCACCTTGCGATGGCTGCGGCGGTCGCGTCCAAGAGTGAGGACTTCATCGACCCCTGGAAGAACTACAACATCCGTGGAGGCGCCAGCTGGGATAAGGTATCCAAGAGTCCGTGGGACTCGTCGGTCAAAGCGAGTCCCGTGCGATGCAACTCCGGAGGCGGGGAACCAAGTCCTACGGCGactaccgccaccaccaccaccaccgaccaaaTGCAGCCCCCAGTCACGGCGTACCCCACGCGAACCCATTGGAATCCTTTCGAGTACTCGCCGGCGCACCTATCCCGACTTCAGTCGCAGGCCTCGACGCCGCAGCGAAAGCAACCACAGTATCGGCCGGCGTTCCAGGTGCAGACCGACGTCTGGGAGAACCTCAACAACAAGCACTACGAGATCGACACGGACGTGGTTTGGCGGTCGACGCGCTGCTCGTCCCGGCGCACCAGCGCCAGCACGGTGGAGACGTGGATCGACGACGAAACGTTCGACAACTCGTTCAACGAGGAGCTGGAGCGACGCTGCACCACGCTCAAGATATGCGAGTGAATCCGGTGCGGTTCCCTTCCATCCAGAGTCACTCCTTCACTTCCACGGTCAGGTGGAAGGTTTCGAATGGAGCGGTCGCTCGTTGGGGATCTCCGGCATACGTTGAAGGCAATACTAGGACAGAATAGCAGAGAGTACACACTCGATCTCGAGACGTAGGACTATTCCTATTTCACCTCTGGCACTTTGTACAGTTATTTGCGTTAGTAGACtttcatttttgtgtgtgccatTTGAagtcatttttcattctttccacAACTCACGACATAACTCTCCGCTTCTCAAGTTTCTTCCGTTGAATAGACAAACTCACGCTCTACCAGTAGCTTTCCTAGTGAAATAGTCTTCCTCTGCCGTAACGGGCTTCGCCGTGAAAAGGGGAAACACTGATCGGTACTTATTTTGTGATactgtatttgtttgtttttcgtttttgtttatatttcaatttattttgagTTAGTGCATAAGAAGATAGACAATAAGGATCGAATTGCtttgtgttattttatttcgatacTTGACTGAGAACCGCATCGGCATGCCGGAAGCAACATGGTGGAGCAACCGAAGGAGTAAGGCAAACCTTTTCTCACCCCTTAGCGTAAGAACCACAAAAGAACCGAGGTTCGAACCGATAGCTTTAATTAGATTTCAGTTTTCGAGGTTGCTCCTGGTGTGGAAAAGGATCAGCAGCCCGAGTCCATTGGCTTGggaaggcaaaacaaacaaaaagggggaaaagggtTGAATGCAAtaggaaaaaccacaaaacacaTAATTACGGGGCCGCATGTGGGAAgcgagaaacaaataaaagggggtttggaaaagaaatcacCGGTAAACGTTTTGTACAAAAGGGGAACCTGAAAGAAATGCTGGGAATTAGAAAACACGGAAGGCTTTTGAAGATGAACCTTGAATGATTTGAGAAACTGACGATCCCGTAAAAGGTTGGGCACGAAAAAGGGACGCCA encodes:
- the LOC131282091 gene encoding uncharacterized protein LOC131282091, encoding MTMSHLLKQTKKCCVKIIRKLSFNPSATTNGSGGGFDKSPTNNGHGLNNRITAKYVLHKNCTPTRCKVQPREASTVFDEPPSDGWFETEAANGAGFYPLAEEEHQESTVSFRRSSSPSPRATPAIPETQNNYKLSRNTKNLPKKRMNITSNKNVNLRKCFRLRSKTFDGPVGGGGVVEEPTMESGDGVPSVVDGASVESKPRVPDSSTLASNNSSSRLIGAKLDKISKSLMRGSTGEGETEISKPLFLTAKKCARRSHYNHIEMDAADDDDEFDEVDDLEDGPHRQLRGEEMILTSTMESAQSRERLEQETTLTVEEPSAAPSVLERLTVAETAAAILFEKVKYDRTKRYLIDQLTEGGEAYVDGSRQGSPTAAAFQLSSSCSSSPFHLAMAAAVASKSEDFIDPWKNYNIRGGASWDKVSKSPWDSSVKASPVRCNSGGGEPSPTATTATTTTTDQMQPPVTAYPTRTHWNPFEYSPAHLSRLQSQASTPQRKQPQYRPAFQVQTDVWENLNNKHYEIDTDVVWRSTRCSSRRTSASTVETWIDDETFDNSFNEELERRCTTLKICE